From Triticum aestivum cultivar Chinese Spring chromosome 4A, IWGSC CS RefSeq v2.1, whole genome shotgun sequence, a single genomic window includes:
- the LOC123085466 gene encoding trifunctional UDP-glucose 4,6-dehydratase/UDP-4-keto-6-deoxy-D-glucose 3,5-epimerase/UDP-4-keto-L-rhamnose-reductase RHM1 has translation MATYEPKNILITGAAGFIASHVANRLIRSYPHYKIVVLDKIDYCSNLKNLNPSRPSPNFKFVKGDIASADLVNYLLITESIDTIMHFAAQTHVDNSFGNSFEFTKNNIYGTHVLLEACKVTGQIRRFIHVSTDEVYGETDEDAVVGNHEASQLLPTNPYSATKAGAEMLVMAYGRSYGLPVITTRGNNVYGPNQFPEKLIPKFILLAMKGLPLPIHGDGSNVRSYLYCEDVAEAFEVVLHKGEVGHVYNIGTVKERRVIDVASDICKLFGLDTEKVIRFVENRPFNDQRYFLDDQKLKKLGWAERTTWEEGLKKTIEWYTSNPDYWGDVAGALLPHPRMLMTPGVERHNWTEEIKSLASSPAEAKECSTVPAAATSKSTSSVPQKATYKFLIYGKTGWIGGLLGKICEKQGIPYEYGKGRLQERSQLLQDIRNVKPTHVFNAAGVTGRPNVDWCETHKQDTIRTNVVGTLNLADVCREQGLLMINYATGCIFEYNAEHPEGSGIGFKEEDTPNFVGSFYSKTKAMVEELLKDYDNVCTLRVRMPISSDLSNPRNFITKIARYDKVVNIPNSMTILDELLPISVEMAKRDCRGIWNFTNPGVVSHNEILEMYKEYINPDFKWTNFTLEEQAKVIVAPRSNNEMDASKLKSEFPELLSIKESLIKNVFEPNRKVSTN, from the exons ATGGCGACCTATGAGCCCAAGAACATCCTCATAACTGGTGCTGCGGGTTTCATTGCATCCCATGTGGCGAACCGTCTAATTAGGAGCTATCCTCACTACAAGATTGTCGTCCTCGACAAGATTGACTACTGCTCCAACCTGAAAAATCTCAACCCTTCCCGGCCATCGCCAAATTTCAAGTTTGTCAAGGGCGACATTGCAAGTGCTGACCTGGTGAACTATCTTCTCATCACTGAGTCGATTGACACCATCATGCACTTTGCTGCCCAGACTCATGTGGATAATTCGTTTGGCAATTCCTTTGAGTTCACAAAGAACAACATATATGGCACCCACGTTCTCCTTGAGGCGTGCAAGGTTACTGGCCAGATCAGAAGATTTATTCACGTCAGTACTGATGAGGTGTACGGAGAAACTGATGAGGATGCTGTGGTTGGTAACCATGAGGCCTCGCAGTTGCTTCCGACAAATCCATATTCAGCTACCAAAGCTGGGGCTGAAATGCTTGTGATGGCTTATGGGAGGTCTTATGGTCTTCCTGTGATTACAACCCGAGGCAACAATGTGTATGGACCAAATCAGTTCCCTGAGAAGCTCATCCCAAAATTTATCCTTTTGGCCATGAAAGGCTTGCCCCTTCCAATTCATGGTGATGGCTCTAATGTCAGGAGCTACCTGTACTGCGAGGATGTTGCTGAAGCTTTTGAGGTAGTTCTTCACAAAGGAGAGGTTGGACATGTGTATAATATTGGTACTGTGAAGGAGAGGAGGGTAATTGATGTGGCCAGTGACATATGCAAGCTATTTGGCTTGGACACCGAAAAGGTCATCAGGTTTGTCGAGAACAGGCCCTTCAATGACCAGAGGTACTTCCTGGATGATCAGAAACTGAAGAAGTTAGGATGGGCAGAGCGCACTACATGGGAAGAGGGTTTGAAGAAAACAATTGAATGGTACACCAGCAATCCTGATTACTGGGGAGATGTTGCCGGTGCATTGCTCCCTCATCCAAGGATGTTGATGACGCCTGGAGTTGAAAGGCATAACTGGACTGAGGAAATCAAATCTCTTGCTTCTTCGCCAGCTGAAGCCAAGGAATGTAGTACAGTACCTGCTGCAGCCACATCCAAGAGCACCAGCAGTGTCCCTCAAAAGGCCACCTACAAGTTCTTAATATATGGTAAGACTGGATGGATTGGTGGTCTACTTGGGAAGATATGTGAGAAGCAAGGCATACCTTATGAATATGGTAAAGGCCGCCTGCAAGAGCGCTCTCAGCTCTTGCAGGACATTAGAAACGTGAAGCCGACTCATGTTTTCAATGCTGCTGGTGTCACTGGAAGGCCAAATGTTGACTGGTGTGAGACCCACAAACAGGACACTATCCGCACCAATGTTGTAGGCACCTTGAATCTTGCTGATGTTTGTCGTGAGCAGGGGTTGCTCATGATTAATTATGCTACAGGTTGCATATTTGAGTATAATGCTGAACACCCTGAAGGGTCTGGAATTGGTTTTAAAGAGGAGGACACACCCAACTTTGTAGGTTCATTTTATTCCAAAACCAAAGCCATG GTGGAAGAGTTATTGAAGGACTATGATAATGTCTGTACTCTTAGAGTCAGGATGCCCATATCATCAGACCTGAGCAATCCTCGTAACTTCATCACAAAAATAGCCCGCTATGACAAGGTGGTGAACATTCCCAACAGTATGACAATTTTGGATGAATTGTTGCCTATCTCTGTTGAGATGGCGAAGCGGGATTGTAGGGGCATATGGAATTTCACCAACCCGGGGGTTGTCAGTCACAACGAGATTCTGGAGATGTACAAGGAATACATCAACCCAGACTTCAAGTGGACCAACTTCACGCTCGAAGAGCAGGCCAAGGTTATAGTTGCACCAAGAAGCAACAACGAAATGGACGCGTCAAAGCTGAAGTCCGAGTTCCCTGAGCTACTGTCCATTAAGGAATCTTTGATCAAGAATGTCTTTGAGCCAAACAGGAAGGTTTCTACTAATTGA